Proteins from a genomic interval of Rosa chinensis cultivar Old Blush chromosome 2, RchiOBHm-V2, whole genome shotgun sequence:
- the LOC112187756 gene encoding pentatricopeptide repeat-containing protein At3g49710 — MNQIQWTFQTFRNVLKTCIAERDLFTGKALHALYFKSLLPSSTYISNHFILLYSKCGRLISARNAFSATQDPNVFSFNAIMAAYAKESQTRIAHNLFDEIPQPDLVSYNTLISAYAEKGETEQALGLFSGMREVGLDADGFTISAVITGCCDDVGLIRELHSLIVKGGFDSYVSVNNALLTYYSKNGLLEEAKRVFNVMGEMRDEVTWNSMIVAYGQHRKGLKALGLFQDMVRRGFDVDMFTLASVLTAFTCVEDLLGGLQFHAKLIKTGFHQNSHVGSGLIDLYSKCAGGMSECRKVFEEIPAPDLVLWNTMISGYSQNDEFSEDAIDCLRQMQRVGYYPDDCSFVCVISACSNLSSPFQGKQIHALAIKSEIPSNRISVNNALVAMYSKCGNLRDARRLFDRMPEHNTVSLNSMIAGYAQHGIGMESLCLFEHMLQTDVVPTSITFISVLSACAHSGKVEEGQKYFSMMQEKFRIEPDVGHYSCMIDLLGRAGKLGEAERLIEVMPFSPGTIGWATLLSACRTHGNIELAVKAANQLLQLEPSNAVPYVMLSNMYSRAGKWDEVAKIRTLMRDRGVKKKPGLSWIEVNKRIHVFVAEDSSHPMIKEIHEYLEEMSMKIKRAGYVPDVRWALVKDDETVEGEKEIMLGHHSEKLAVAFGLISTREGEPILVVKNLRICGDCHNAIKFISAIAGREITVRDAHRFHCFKEGQCSCGDYW, encoded by the coding sequence ATGAACCAAATCCAATGGACCTTCCAAACCTTTCGCAACGTTTTAAAGACATGCATAGCCGAGAGAGACCTTTTCACAGGCAAAGCCCTCCATGCACTCTATTTCAAGTCCCTCCTTCCTTCGTCCACCTACATTTCCAACCACTTCATCCTCCTCTACTCCAAATGCGGCCGTCTCATCTCCGCCCGGAACGCCTTTTCCGCCACCCAAGACCCCAATGTCTTCTCCTTCAACGCCATCATGGCCGCCTACGCGAAAGAATCGCAGACCCGAATTGCACACAATTTGTTCGATGAAATTCCCCAACCGGACTTGGTCTCTTACAACACCCTCATTTCGGCTTATGCTGAAAAGGGAGAGACTGAGCAGGCATTGGGGTTGTTTAGTGGGATGAGAGAAGTGGGTCTTGATGCAGATGGGTTTACTATCTCGGCGGTGATCACGGGTTGTTGTGATGATGTTGGTTTGATTAGGGAGTTGCATTCGTTGATAGTTAAAGGTGGGTTTGATTCGTATGTTTCGGTGAACAATGCGTTGTTGACTTACTATAGTAAGAATGGGCTGTTGGAGGAGGCGAAGAGGGTGTTTAATGTGATGGGAGAAATGAGAGATGAAGTGACATGGAATTCGATGATTGTGGCATATGGGCAGCACCGAAAAGGGTTGAAGGCGCTGGGGTTGTTTCAAGACATGGTGAGGAGGGGGTTTGATGTGGACATGTTTACATTGGCTAGTGTGTTGACTGCGTTTACTTGCGTGGAGGACTTGTTGGGTGGGCTTCAGTTTCATGCTAAGTTGATCAAAACCGGTTTCCACCAGAATTCTCATGTTGGGAGTGGGCTGATTGATTTGTATTCAAAGTGTGCTGGTGGCATGTCAGAGTGCAGGAAAGTATTTGAAGAGATTCCTGCTCCGGATTTGGTTCTCTGGAACACAATGATTTCTGGATACTCTCAAAATGACGAGTTCTCTGAAGATGCTATTGATTGTTTGCGGCAGATGCAACGTGTTGGTTACTACCCTGATGATTGCAGCTTCGTCTGTGTGATTAGTGCATGCTCTAATTTGTCGTCACCCTTCCAGGGGAAGCAGATACATGCCTTGGCAATCAAATCTGAGATCCCTTCGAATAGAATTTCAGTGAATAATGCTCTAGTTGCAATGTACTCAAAATGCGGGAATCTTCGTGATGCAAGAAGGTTATTTGATAGGATGCCGGAGCATAATACTGTCTCTTTAAATTCGATGATTGCAGGTTATGCACAGCATGGGATTGGAATGGAATCATTGTGCCTTTTCGAACATATGCTTCAGACCGATGTTGTTCCAACAAGTATAACCTTTATCTCTGTCCTTTCTGCTTGTGCTCACTCTGGAAAAGTTGAGGAGGGTCAGAAGTACTTCAGTATGATGCAGGAGAAGTTCAGAATCGAACCAGATGTAGGACATTATTCATGCATGATTGATCTTTTAGGTCGAGCAGGCAAACTGGGTGAAGCTGAGAGGCTCATTGAGGTGATGCCATTCAGCCCTGGCACCATTGGTTGGGCTACATTACTCAGTGCCTGTAGAACACATGGAAATATTGAACTAGCAGTTAAGGCAGCCAATCAGTTGCTTCAGTTGGAACCTTCAAATGCTGTTCCATATGTTATGCTGTCGAATATGTATTCTAGAGCTGGCAAATGGGATGAGGTAGCAAAAATTAGAACGTTGATGCGAGATAGAGGAGTGAAGAAGAAACCAGGTTTAAGTTGGATTGAGGTGAATAAGAGGATACATGTTTTTGTGGCTGAAGATAGCTCCCACCCAATGATTAAAGAAATTCATGAATACTTGGAGGAGATGTCAATGAAGATTAAGCGAGCTGGGTATGTGCCTGATGTAAGATGGGCCTTGGTAAAGGATGATGAAACTGTCGAAGGAGAGAAGGAGATAATGTTAGGGCATCACAGTGAAAAGTTAGCAGTTGCATTTGGTTTGATCTCGACAAGAGAAGGGGAGCCTATACTTGTGGTGAAGAACCTGAGGATATGTGGTGATTGCCACAATGCAATCAAGTTTATCTCTGCCATTGCTGGGAGGGAAATCACTGTGAGGGACGCCCACAGGTTTCATTGCTTCAAGGAAGGGCAGTGCTCTTGTGGGGATTATTGGTGA
- the LOC112189601 gene encoding mannosylglycoprotein endo-beta-mannosidase-like isoform X1 yields the protein MISGDRIEPLVTNAVVPLEFLLQRRKGNLHCYDCQRRARGSNTLSGSTWRPPTPVSTDLLAPPLKPFAPSSTLSPLSSSTLSISREAVVHILVLLRPFSVSWYVIHINDKMHFESGTQHLDLNFRGINYYAEVYLNGHKKVLPRGMFRRHSLDVTDIVHDSENMLAVVVYPRSLWLCFILFNALMGGCPN from the exons ATGATCTCTGGTGACCGAATCGAACCGCTTGTCACGAACGCCGTCGTGCCTCTTGAATTCTTGCTCCAACGACGCAAAGGCAATCTTCACTGCTATGATTGTCAGAGGCGAGCTCGGGGCTCCAATACCCTGAGCGGTTCTACGTGGCGGCCTCCTACGCCGGTTTCGACGGATCTCCTCGCTCCTCCTCTAAAGCCGTTCGCGCCAAGTTCAACTCTGAGTCCGCTCTCATCCTCTACGCTCTCTATAAGCAG GGAGGCAGTGGTGCACATTCTGGTACTTTTAAGACCTTTCAGTGTAAGCTGGTACGTGATACATATAAATGATAAAATGCACTTTGAG TCAGGTACTCAGCACCTAGATCTGAATTTCCGTGGAATCAATTACTATGCAGAGGTATATTTAAATGGGCACAAAAAGGTCCTTCCAAGAGGGATGTTTCGAAGGCATTCTCTAGATGTCACTGATATAGTACATGACAGTGAAaatatgcttgctgttgttgTTTACCCCAGATCATTGtggttatgttttattttgtttaatgcGCTTATGGGAGGTTGTCCTAATTGA
- the LOC112189601 gene encoding uncharacterized protein LOC112189601 isoform X2 produces MISGDRIEPLVTNAVVPLEFLLQRRKGNLHCYDCQRRARGSNTLSGSTWRPPTPVSTDLLAPPLKPFAPSSTLSPLSSSTLSISREAVVHILVLLRPFSVSCQVLST; encoded by the exons ATGATCTCTGGTGACCGAATCGAACCGCTTGTCACGAACGCCGTCGTGCCTCTTGAATTCTTGCTCCAACGACGCAAAGGCAATCTTCACTGCTATGATTGTCAGAGGCGAGCTCGGGGCTCCAATACCCTGAGCGGTTCTACGTGGCGGCCTCCTACGCCGGTTTCGACGGATCTCCTCGCTCCTCCTCTAAAGCCGTTCGCGCCAAGTTCAACTCTGAGTCCGCTCTCATCCTCTACGCTCTCTATAAGCAG GGAGGCAGTGGTGCACATTCTGGTACTTTTAAGACCTTTCAGTGTAAGCTG TCAGGTACTCAGCACCTAG